Genomic DNA from Fusarium oxysporum Fo47 chromosome IX, complete sequence:
GAGCTTTATTTGTGAATGCAGGCCGAGGCGCAAAGTTTGTGTGCCGAGAGAGGCAAGATGACATTGCCAAACTCTGATGCTGCCACGTCAAGTTGTTCCTTTATGAGTTGTAATACAAAACTGTATCCCCATGTGTAAAGGTAAGgaatatatttctttttaatacTTCAATTTGCCCTCTTCCCAGACTTGCTTTTCGCAACAGACAGGTCAAGATACCACGACTTCCCTCGACATCGCCCACTCCTCAAATCCCCATATTCTATAATGTACTGCACAAAAGTCTTTTctttcgtcctcttcctAGAGGGAGCTCCGAGGTTTCGTCACACCCTGGGCTACAAGCCTCCTCTGCCTGCTCCATCTCACCTTACCTACATGACTCGCTACTGGTATTATCTGTCCCACAGTCGATGCTTAATCCAGTTTCTGGGCATTCTATCCGTCGGTTCTGTTACCTTTGTAGCCTTGAGAATGGGTAGGAAAACCTGGGAGACAGTGATAACTTTGGTTCCCCGATGGTGGCCCGCAAGCTAGTGAGAAAGCATTGCTCCTTGTGCTGCTCCCAACATATCTGATCAGTGGCTTGATAACAGCACATGAAGCAACCGATGGCTAGAGTATAAGATTTAATTAGCAATTGACAGGTATTCGATCCAGCTCAGCCCTATCCTCGTGCGTTATAATGGCTGGGAACAATGCTAATGCAAAGGCTAGCTTTCAGTCAGATGAACAAATTGTTAATCCTTTTCTGTACTGCGGGCAATGATTAGATGAGAACAAAATTGGTTTGTCAAATCGATTCAAAGGAAAGTCGTACTTGAATCGAAGAGAGACGGAAGTGGATCTTGCCGTCGAATATCATGGCCTTCAATGTctgatgtcgaagcttgtCTCCCACTTCACGCGGGCTCATTTGCCAACATCTCACCGAGGCCCTCGATTTTCCATGACACAATTAATACTCTAAAGAAAGAAGCAATGCGATCACTTCTCAGAATTACCTAGTAGTGAAGGATCCAGGGCTATGACGATATTGACTGCGGAGTCTCATCAAGCATATTGGTGAGACTCGGAGGATTCCGTAGTCACAAGACAGGCGATGCCAGTGGATGAGAACTTAGGTCAGATTCTGTCTAAATTTATCTGCATTATAATATAGGGCTGAATAAGCTTGTCTGATCATCCAACCTCTTGTCTTGGATGTCGGACTTGAACTTGTTGACTTCCAAGGATATCTCCGTCCAAAATATACTTTTATCACACTGCAGTCGCCAAGATGCTTCAAATGTGAAAATAAAATGTATtgcttgagaagcagatTTCTTCAGGTCAAGCAAAGGAATTATCTTAGGTGTCAGTCGGCTCTGTATACATACCATGATCAAAAGCTTTTTCTTACAGATCAAACCCATGAATTTGGCCAGAACATGGCCAGAACGTAAGAGACTCAAGTTACGGCTCGCCCTCCTCCATCATCGTAAGGCGTTGCCACTTAGATCTTAAGATTAAGCTTTACTATGGTAATGAGGAAAAGATGCGGGATGGAAGGGATCCCCTCTTATTGTATAGGTAGGCAGCCCTGCATTAAGTTTTGACATATTCTATCGATTTAGATAACATGATCACCCAATAGTCAAGATACAGGAGACAATAAAACTTAGGATATCTATCCTAAGTGGCAAAAAGACTTAGTTAAACTCGGTATATTTAGCTTAGACTATAAGGTCAGAAGTATTCCTGTCCCCTGAGTTTAAGTTAATGTCTTTGATGTTAGGTAAGAAGCCTTTTATCATGGTTTGCACGCATCACGCCTCTGGTATGACTCTATCTAAGGAGTTTATCATCATTTAACTTTTCCATTCACAACCTTGATACGTTTTCACTTTACAGAAGTGGCCTGAAGAAACATATAAAAGGGACGATAGGCCTCATGATTTAACTGACACACTTCCACCTTTTTTTTCTCAAGCCGGCCAGCGCGACACTCGATTCGGAAACATCAAACATCAGTCATTTGCTATCCTCCAACCACGATCCTCAAGATGGGTGTACAGTTAACGATCGTCGTCGCTGCACTCTCTGTGCTGATTCGGCTGATAGCCATCTACGCCATACCTTTTCTCAGGCGTACAGGGGATCCAGAGGCGCATGCATTGTTGATACTTGCCCAATATCCGATCCCCTTACTCTATGAGCTGCTGATGCTCGATAACCCAGTTCCAGCTATCCCCTCTGACATGCGGCCGATCGTCCGCTTCTTTTACTACTTATTCCACAAGCAATGCATCATCCTCTATCTGCAAGACTTGGCCATTCGTTTCACGGTTAACGGAATCCTGGCATTACAGAAGAGGAGCTGGTCGCCATTTGTCAACACAAGCCGACCATTAGACAAGATGACGCGAAAGCAAATTGCAAAAATTGTTATCTTCGACGAAGTTATGCTCTGGGCCTTGACTGCTTTTCATATCTCTGATCGCACATACCGTGATCAGAGTGCTTGGGACAGAGTTCAATTTCGTCTTGAGGACGCCATGGAATAAGACAACAAGACACGGTAGAAGATGAAAGGCTAACAAAGCAACAAAAGGATACTCAAAACTCGTCCCCCAGAGAAAAATACGAGaggatataatatagcttCGGCAATGTTGATACAGACTTCCTATTTTTCTCAACTTTTGCCGTTTCTTGAGAATGTTTGCCTCAGTGAGCAAGAAGACTTCTGTACCCTAAACTTAGGTGCGAAAATTTTGTTTTAAATCTTTTCgtcacttaggatagagaTCCTACCTACTCAAGTTTCTTACTCATAAGGGTACCACAGCTGCGTACCTTAGCTAACGTACCTCGGATGAGGCTTCGTGTAATCGCACACGTCACGTGGCCACATCACGAAGAAAGCtagaaaagagaaaaaatgttttctttttttgttGGTTGTTTCAGAATTGCGAACAAGCTTTGGTAGCTCGACGGGCCCCTCGGCACATAAAACGTGCGATATTTTTTTGGGGACTTTGGGTTTCCCGATTTGACACGATTTGTTTTCCCAATTGCGATCGGGTTGCGTGTCGATATGTCATTGAGCATGAACTATTTTACTAACTTGTAAGTGGCGAGTCGGGCGGGTAAAAGGGCCTTGGTACTGGGCATCGGTCAAGATCCCATCTGGTTTTTGTTTTGTTATGGGGAAAAGGGCGTGAGAATGAGAATGAGTGAGAATCAATAAATGAATGGTAAGGCGGTTGAGGCGCAAGTGTCAGAAACTGCAAGATTAATTAATTGTTTATTATCATTCATGCCACTCAATCCATGTCAGGAACAATGCATGACATGTCTCTCAAAGGCCGCCTTGAAAGTCAACAAACGAAGAGAGCAAAAAGGATCGCCGTCGTAAGAAGAAAGCGTTGTAACGCAGATCGATCGCCAAAACTTTGACATCAACCGTTTGGCCAGCAaagtgccagtgccagccAGAGAGCATCCCATCACTTTCCCCTTCTGGAAGAGCAAGTCTGTTGGAATGTTCGTATTCTCAGCGTCTTCGAGACGCCAAAAATTCATGTCCCAGGGGATCCATCCAATGCAGGGGCAAAGGCCGAGAGGGCGTGGCGTACCCAGAAGCTTGAAGGAGGGAGACGATTGGCTGACAGGGGTCTCCCGGCCCGTGCTACGGTTGAAGAGGGTCCCCACTGCAGCGGGTCGAGAGGCGTCAAAAATAGAACTTGAGAGTGTGAAGCTGGGtcttggacttcttggtGAGGTCTTATCCCCACGGAGGCCGCGTGCCAGGGTAAACAGTTCTACCTAGTCCGTACGGAGATGGTATGAAGACTTCAAGAAGTAGGTAAATAATCAGTAATATTTCTAGGCATGAGAATGATGGTGCTGTTGGCATTTTTAAGTGGTCATCAACTGACACTGTTGATCACAGGTCTCGATCATTCTATCATGACTAGCGCTTGGTTGAGCATCTCTAATACAGGGGACTTTTTATTGGCTTCATTCACTTGCTCACTCACCCTCACGCTGCCACATTGATGCATAATGGATGCCAAGCTTTTTCTTTTGATGGCTTCCcccaaaagaaaaaaactGTCTAGAGTCTACCCCCATGATAATAGGATCCATCCCATGTCAGTGTCATGGCTCCTTAGTTCTTAGTCTTGTCTTAGTCCGAATAGAACCCACCCCCAGCCCTACTTTTACCCTTCTTTACCTTTACCTCCTTCTTTACTTTACTCTACCATAACATCGCATCTCTCCGTATCATCGGACGTTATTCAATTCctttgttttctttccttttaTCTTATCCCCATCATCGTCGCCTGTCCCTGAGTGACGCCATATTCCGATCGCTTCGCCCCCTTTTGGCGCCTCGTCCTTTCGCTCACGGGCCTTCCCGACTAAGCTTCTTTTACGACACAGCGACTCTCGTTTATTAAGGGTTCTTTGTTTGCGACGATTGATCTGTCAAGTGGCGCCTGACCTCGAGTATCTCCATCTCTCCAGTCGCCCCTATAGTCTCGCCCTGATCAGCTCTTATCTTGTCTGCGATCCATCCTTTGGACCCCTGCGAATACGAGACTATCCCCCGTCTGAACGTCAATCTCGACTCTATACACGTGGCCGACAACAATAAAATCGGAGAGCTCGGGGAAACGTCGTCGCGCCATAGACTTCAGTGCCATTAGACACTTGAGATAAGCTCCAACGTCTTCGCCCGTTGGCGGAGCTCTTGCGCCCGATATGGATTATACAGCCCACCTCTACGGTCGgcagcaagaagaggataCTGGCAAGCAATTGctcgatcttcttcaagaacccTTCAGTCAACAGGTATATCCCAACGCATGATATCACAAGTTTCCATCCCTGCTAACGCCGTCCGTCAGCTTCAAGCTGCCTCACTGTATTCAGCTTTAGCCACGTCGATCCCTATCACAATCggcatcgccatcatctttTCGATCCTACGACCATACCATCAGGCCATTTATGCCCCCAAGTTGAAACATGCCGACGAGAAGCACGTACCGCCGCCTATAGGAAAGGCCCCGTGGTCGTGGATCACGACATTATGGCAgaccaaagaagaacagCTTGTACCATTGATCGGTATGGACGCCACTGTCTTCCTGCGCTTCGTTCGCATGTGCCGTAATATGTTCCTTACCTTGTGTGTCACTGGTGTTGGTATTTTACTCCCAATCAACTACACAAAATGGAAAGAGTACAAGGGTGATAAAACAGCCAACTGGGTTCTGAATATCACCCCCCTCAATGTATTTGTTCCGGCAATTTGGTCCCAGGTCATTATCGCCTGGTGCTTCAATTTCATCGTCATGGGCTTCCTTTGGTTCAACTATAACAAGGTTCTTCAGCTCCGGCGCAAGTATTTTGAGAGCGAGGATTACCAGAAGAGTCTTCACTCTCGAACTCTGATGGTAAGATCAGAAAAATATACTACCAGATAGCGGTTACTCACATACGATTGCAGGTATTCGACATCCCCAAGAAGGGCTGCTCCGACGAGGGTATCGCAAGAATTATCGATCAGATTGCCCCCAACTCATCTTTTGCTCGAACCGCTGTTGCCCGAAATGTTAAGGAACTTCCGGAGCTTATCGCGCAGCACGACCACGCTGTTcgcaagcttgagaaggtcTTGGCTAAGTACCTCAAGGACCCCAAAAACGTCCCAGCTGCTCGACCCATGTGCAAGCCCTCCAAGAAGGACCGATCTTACGGAACTTATCCCCGAGGCCAAAAGGTGGATGCTATAGAATACTACACCCAACGAATTCGTGATCTCGAGATTCAAATCAAAGAAGTACGCGCCACGGTAGACAAGCGAGGCTCGATGCCTTATGGTTTCGCGAGTTACGCGGATATTGCAGAGGCTCACGGTATCGCCTACGCTTGTCGTAAGAAGAAGCCTGTCGGTGCCACAGTCAGACTCGCACCTCGGCCCAATGACATCATCTGGGAGAACATGCCTCTGTACAGCAGCACTCGAGGACGAAGACGGTGGATCAATAACTTCTGGATCACTCTTCTGACTCTTATCTGGATTGTTCCTAACCTTGGCATTGCCATCTTTCTCGTTAACTTGCAGAATCTGGGCAAGGTTTGGCCTGCTTTCAGAACCGAGCTCGCTGCCCATCCTAAGGTGTGGGGTGCTATTCAGGGTGTTCTCTCTCCGGCGATCATGTCCCTGACATACCTCGTTCTGCCTATGATCTTCCGTCGACTCTCAGTCAAGGCTGGTGACCAGACCAAGACTGGACGAGAAAGGCACGTTTTGGCCAAGctttacttcttcttcgtcttcaacaaccttcttatcttctccatcttcagtGTCATCTGGAGTTTCGTGTCCAACGTTGTCAAGGATACGACTGGAGAAGTCAAGCAGGATGTGTGGGAGTccatcaagaagaacgacATTGCGTCGTCCATGTTCATAGCTCTGTGTAACACCAGCCCGTTCTGGGTGACGTATCTGCTCCAGCGTCAACTTGGTGCGGCCATAGACCTTGCCCAACTCTGGCCGCTCGTgcaagccttcttcctcaagaaGTTCTCAAGCCCAACACCCCGAGAGCTTATTGAGCTCACTGCCCCGCCGCCTTTCGAGTACGCCAGTTACTACAACTACTTCCTTTACTACGCTACAGTCACCATGTGCTTTGCCGGTATCCAGCCTCTGGTCCTGCCAGCAACAGCTCTTTACTTCCTTATTGACTCGTGGCTCAAGAAGTACCTTCTCCTCTACCGCTTTGTCACCAAGACTGAATCCGGTGGAATGTTCTGGCGCGTCATCTTCAATCGTTTCATCTTCGCAACCATGCTTTCCAACCTGGTTGTCATGTTGACTTGCTGGGTTCGTGGCAATCAGGGGTCGCATATCGAATTCTACAGTCTGATACCGCTGCCATTTATCATgatcatcttcaagattTACTGCAACCGCGCCTTTAACAACAAGATCACCTACTACAGTATTGTGGACGTTACCAAGACACCCGAGAACGGTGTCGATCCCAAGGAGAACCGTATGCGTAGTGAGCGATTGGCGAACCGTTTTGGCCACCCTGCACTTTACCGACCTCTGATTACTCCCATGGTTCATTCGAGCGCGCAGAACCTTTTACCTGCTATCTACAAGGGTCGCCTGAGTGATGGCAGAGATGTCGATTCGGGTGATATGATGACAGTTAGTGGTTACTCGGATATGGTTTCTCTCGATCCTATGCAGAAAGGACGGCCAGGCAAGAGTGCCAACAACGTTCCCGGTTTCGAGTTCGTGTCAGACAGTCAGATGGACTTTGAGTATTACAAGAACCGAGCCGAGTTCGCAGAGGACCATGGTGGAGGCGAGATCTACGGTCGACCTGGAGAGATTGGTCGCCCTGGTACACCTGGATCAGTCGATGGCAGCGATTTCTCACGACCCGGCACACCGGTGGGCCGAACTGGTTCTCCCTTTGCGGGTGGAGCAGCTCAGCAGCAACGTCTCATGTCTCTTGCTAGCAACACGAGCGGCGACACTAGCTATTCAGCATACCGACCAGGTGGCGCTCCCAATACCGGATTTACACAGCAAATGACTCTAGGCACAGAGCCCCCCGCTCGTGGCCGCAGTCCTTTGTACTCGCAAAACAACGGAAGCTCATCGGGCCTCGGATTAATCTCGAACGCCGCAGCTCCCGCATACAGCAATCTCAGCACGCCAGGCCGCATGACGCCTGTGCAATCACCTGGGCCTTCAGTCGGCGCTATGGGCGGCGGTCCTCAAGGCTACAGCGGTCTTGCACAGAACGAAGAGCCTTCATACGATTACTTCCGCGGCAATAACCGCGCGAGGAGAAACCCCGGCGAGGGATGGTAGAGACGTTCCGAAAAGGAGACGGTTTCATTGCATAAAATTTGCGAGGCGTTTGGGTAGATTGGGAATAGGTCCTTAACGACCTCTTTTGATTTGAATTCTAGAATGAGGTGGACTGATGTGAGATGATCCGGGCACACCTCCAAGAAGAATAGAATACTTTGGATTATAGCTTTTAATGCACAATAGCCCTTACCATTTCATAACGGGAATATGATTAATTTTTCTCAAGAAACATAAACCTCGTATCGATCATTATGTTAGAGACTAAAGACTTGGCTTTGCGCTGATCTTAAGCTTCAACTGACATGGGCATGTCCCAGATCTTGTTTCATCCCTGAAGGGTCTTCGGGGTCTCCCAGAGCTCCGGCATTTTCGGGATCCGACGTGGCCGTCCCCGAGAACCAGGGATTCCGGGATCACTCTCTTGCCGCTCAGAGCCTTGAGTCTCACTCACCATGGACGGGCTTGAGCCATTGAGACCCTGTGCCAAGCTCCCATGCATAGACCATCTCTACAGTGACTGGCATCATAACACTTCAGGCTACGACTCGTCAGTAATAATCCCCGTCTCATGCAGCCGCCTTAGATATGTCGCGAGATCTTCTTTCAGCCCCTCAATGATCTTATCTTCCACGATACCATCATTCCATGTAATTCCCATCGTCAAGGGACCGTTCTTGACACTTGCAACACTAACACTCATAGGATCACTTGCGACCATGACGCCATTTGTAAACAGCATGCGATGAATACTCCTCTTACCCGCCTCCTCAGCAGGAGCTGAAAGAGTGCCGACATTGCTAACTTCCCACGACCGAGGTCGCGGCTGGCCATCCTTCTTCCGTAGAAGCGCTTTCCAATCAGTGACGGTCGCGAGTACCTCCATGTCATCGTCTGCGGGGATTGTAGATGTCTTTTTCTTGAGCTCGTCTTTGACTTTCCTAGCGTGGCTCCAGATAAGGTCGTTGATCTCATCACCCTTTGCAGCTTGGAAGGCAGCCACTGCTGACGAAGAGTGTTCGTGTGACATGCCGGTCACAGCACCGAACAGTGCGTCTTTGATAGCAGGGTCAGCTTTGGGTGATATGTAGGGACGCATGCTTATGGGtgttgaggagatgaaggccGGAGCGGTAGGAATACGTCTCGATAGTGATGTAAGGACAAGCGCATGCAAAAGACCCGTCAAAGAAGTCCCATGAGCGCGACACTCTTTGAGGGTAGTTATTACGACTGCGGGTGGTATATCCACGGTAACCAAGCGAGCCTTGTGGCGATCGAAGTCAATAGGTTCACCAGCCCATATCTTTGGCGGGGCAGGAGTGAGGAACCAAGGTCGGTATCGTTTCCATAGAAGAGTAGCTCGGCCAGATAGTGTCGACGTATAGTCGATGACCTTCTCTTGCGGCTCAGGGAGTACTGATGGCTCAGGAAAGGAGAGAACTTCGGGGGCCGCTGGATTCGCGGGCAGAGAGTTCAGTTGGGCAAGAAGTTTCTCATGAAATAGCCTTCCACCCATGCCGTCCATAAGTGAGTGGTGAAAGGCAAAGGCTATGTTCTCGAAGAGAGGAGCTCCGTTGTCTTCTCTGACGCCGGACGGTCTGCCAACGACGACCCGCCACGGGGGTCTCGTCTCAATGTTCTGCCAGAACTGGTCGTGCAGCTCACAATGTAAGTCGTTCAGGCACTtatcatgatcttcttcaggACCCCAGGTACGAAATTCCACGAAATCGCTCAGTCTCATCTCAGGCACGTGTGTAAAGTAGGCTTCCATGTCGCCTTCTCCTCGGATGCCTACTCGGAGCATAGGGTTCTCATCGATGAGATTTGCTACGGCAGCGAGAATGGCTTCATTTGGAGATGTATTTGGCGGGACATCATAATGCGCTGATACTATGACACAACGATACAAGCCGAACAAGTGATAGGCAGCAGAGCCGGTCTCTCTGGTAGTTGATGAGCAAGTGTTAATAAAGGTAGTGTGGTTGACTTACAGGATACCTAGACGGCGAGCAGTACGGATCTCAGGGTTGTTTGTCATTTTGACCATTGATTTGAACGAAGTCAAGATTCATCAGCTGTAGTGTTTTGCGGCAACTCCGTATCTTATGCCCAGTTTGACAGCAACCAACGACCAACAAGTCGCACGATATCATGTGTCGTCATATCACTGATAGAATAGGAAGGAGGAGCGAAACAAGACGAGTTGGGACGAACTAGGGTAGCTTCTACTTGGCTACTTTGTTCCGTCTCACATCAGCGTTTGGGTTGCATTAATAGAGATAACAAGATATCTGGACCCATTGTAGAAACATGAATGAGCTAACTACTTTGATCAATCTTGATTGTTAGAAAGGTGTAAGATAGAAACCCATGAATTGTGCCAAATTGCATGGTTGGCATCAACAATGATCTATTAGATTTAACTAAGCTTATGCTATTTTTGATAAGGCTGAGTTGACAGCAAGCCGCCAACCATGGTTTAAGCAGATTGGAGGAAAGTTTAAAAGTGTCGGTGGATATTCAGACAGGTAAATTTCTCATCTGAGCCAGGTCATAACCGTAAAGGTCTTTAATAAAGGTTATCATTATGACACTTGCGGTAGCTGTAAATTGGTGGTGATGCCGCGGTAACGGTGAGACGTGGTCGGTGGAACGGTGACCCCACCTCCGTTAATGACGGGACGGGGACACTATGACAGGCCACCCATGCTCATGCTCGGCCACTTTCTGTAGCCTCCAACGCGTTTAAACCACGACTCGACAAAAACATTTGGTCAATCATCTTTTTGCGCGCGCTGTTGATATTTTGATTCGCGACTGTACAAGATACCCGACCTCCAGTTGTACGAACATCCACTTGACATACCCAGACATATAGTTACGACTATCACATCCGAGCGACCATATTACCGTATCCGAATACTTTTAGTCGCCATCGCGATGCAATGAACGCGCTTCCCACGACGACAAATAATGTGCTATCGACCTCACCATAACTGCATATAATCACACCCAATTGTGTCACCGATGGATCGCGACAAGAGCTCGCTGGCCGAGCGGCCTAGTCAGCTTATTGTGAAGCAATCCGGAAGGAAACCTCTTTTCGCAAGCAACATCCCGCGGGGAACCGACAGGAATAAGGAGAATGATCAAGCGCAGCAGAATAATTCAAGGTTTGGCTCTAGTATACAAAGCAATGGGTTCGCGCGATCGACAAATTCAGATCTCGACAGGAGAGCAAGCATCGGTAGTCTTGGATCGCGCGACAGCA
This window encodes:
- a CDS encoding alcohol acetyltransferase, giving the protein MVKMTNNPEIRTARRLGILETGSAAYHLFGLYRCVIVSAHYDVPPNTSPNEAILAAVANLIDENPMLRVGIRGEGDMEAYFTHVPEMRLSDFVEFRTWGPEEDHDKCLNDLHCELHDQFWQNIETRPPWRVVVGRPSGVREDNGAPLFENIAFAFHHSLMDGMGGRLFHEKLLAQLNSLPANPAAPEVLSFPEPSVLPEPQEKVIDYTSTLSGRATLLWKRYRPWFLTPAPPKIWAGEPIDFDRHKARLVTVDIPPAVVITTLKECRAHGTSLTGLLHALVLTSLSRRIPTAPAFISSTPISMRPYISPKADPAIKDALFGAVTGMSHEHSSSAVAAFQAAKGDEINDLIWSHARKVKDELKKKTSTIPADDDMEVLATVTDWKALLRKKDGQPRPRSWEVSNVGTLSAPAEEAGKRSIHRMLFTNGVMVASDPMSVSVASVKNGPLTMGITWNDGIVEDKIIEGLKEDLATYLRRLHETGIITDES
- a CDS encoding uncharacterized protein (expressed protein), whose amino-acid sequence is MLDNPVPAIPSDMRPIVRFFYYLFHKQCIILYLQDLAIRFTVNGILALQKRSWSPFVNTSRPLDKMTRKQIAKIVIFDEVMLWALTAFHISDRTYRDQSAWDRVQFRLEDAME
- a CDS encoding uncharacterized protein (domain of unknown function DUF221-domain containing protein), yielding MDYTAHLYGRQQEEDTGKQLLDLLQEPFSQQLQAASLYSALATSIPITIGIAIIFSILRPYHQAIYAPKLKHADEKHVPPPIGKAPWSWITTLWQTKEEQLVPLIGMDATVFLRFVRMCRNMFLTLCVTGVGILLPINYTKWKEYKGDKTANWVLNITPLNVFVPAIWSQVIIAWCFNFIVMGFLWFNYNKVLQLRRKYFESEDYQKSLHSRTLMVFDIPKKGCSDEGIARIIDQIAPNSSFARTAVARNVKELPELIAQHDHAVRKLEKVLAKYLKDPKNVPAARPMCKPSKKDRSYGTYPRGQKVDAIEYYTQRIRDLEIQIKEVRATVDKRGSMPYGFASYADIAEAHGIAYACRKKKPVGATVRLAPRPNDIIWENMPLYSSTRGRRRWINNFWITLLTLIWIVPNLGIAIFLVNLQNLGKVWPAFRTELAAHPKVWGAIQGVLSPAIMSLTYLVLPMIFRRLSVKAGDQTKTGRERHVLAKLYFFFVFNNLLIFSIFSVIWSFVSNVVKDTTGEVKQDVWESIKKNDIASSMFIALCNTSPFWVTYLLQRQLGAAIDLAQLWPLVQAFFLKKFSSPTPRELIELTAPPPFEYASYYNYFLYYATVTMCFAGIQPLVLPATALYFLIDSWLKKYLLLYRFVTKTESGGMFWRVIFNRFIFATMLSNLVVMLTCWVRGNQGSHIEFYSLIPLPFIMIIFKIYCNRAFNNKITYYSIVDVTKTPENGVDPKENRMRSERLANRFGHPALYRPLITPMVHSSAQNLLPAIYKGRLSDGRDVDSGDMMTVSGYSDMVSLDPMQKGRPGKSANNVPGFEFVSDSQMDFEYYKNRAEFAEDHGGGEIYGRPGEIGRPGTPGSVDGSDFSRPGTPVGRTGSPFAGGAAQQQRLMSLASNTSGDTSYSAYRPGGAPNTGFTQQMTLGTEPPARGRSPLYSQNNGSSSGLGLISNAAAPAYSNLSTPGRMTPVQSPGPSVGAMGGGPQGYSGLAQNEEPSYDYFRGNNRARRNPGEGW